CTGTGTTGCGTCAGTTTCACGCATTATTGCGAGTTTGTGGGGAGTCGAGTTCCTACCGACAAACCAACTGGCGTTGAAAAGACTTCATCGTCACTTTAAGTTAACAGCCGTCTTTTTTGCAAACTTGATTGACGGAAGAAGACTCTGTACCTGGTCATGATCGGACGCTCTTTAGCATACGACAGCTCTCCGATAAGCGAAGACGCGTTGATGATGGCAAAAGGGATTCCGAATCCCAAGATCCAACGTGAAGCCAGGAACATGTCCACGTTACGCGCACCGGCTTGGAGTCCGGCTCCTAGTACCATGATGTAGGAGCCAAAGAGGATggttcgtcgacgaccaACACGCTGGCTGACATAAGGAACGAATGGGATGGCCATGAGAGCACCGAGAGAGTACATGGCATTGAGAAGACCGAGTCTTGACGCGTTAGGTCGGCCAAAGTCTGGAAATCATAGGTGTCAGCGGCGTTTACTTGACAAAACACCAGGTAATTCTTTTGCCTCCAGGCGTTCTTACATTCAAACCATGATGTAACAGCCTGGAGGCTGTTCATCATGGACGAGTCGAATCCAGAGGTCCATTCAACCCCAAGGCCAGTCGGGACGAGAATCAGGTAGAGGAAGCGGAGGTTCGGCTTCTGATACCATATCTTCTTGTCATCCTGGGCAATTCGCGACAACGTCGGGTCGACGTGCTGTTCTTTGGCGCCAACAATAGGCATGATTTCTGCGCGAAGAGCTGCAAGCAATCTTGCTTCAAGGCACCGGTCGAGGTAGATGGAGTCTGGGGACGATTTAGGCAACGGGGGCGGCCAAGTTCAAATACCGGGACGCTGCATCGGCTCTTGGGTCCTAGTTCTCCGCGGCGCAGATGCGAATCCACACTTTGCTGTCGTCGATCAGCCCCAACACGATGGTCAGATACTAGGCCATCGAATCATGAATGAGGAGACTTCCCCAGGGGCCTCTCCAGATGGTCAGATCCGCGAGAGATGTTCTCGTTCCGCGTGCGGGGTTGCAGGTCACTCAGGAAAGGGATCCCGGAATCGAAATCTGGGGTAAGAATGGCCGAGGCAGCGCCGAGAGACAAGGGTTTGTCGGGGTTATGAAGAATCGCGCCGGCATTTTATCATGCCGTCCGCCCCTCCTTCCGTGTTCCCAGCGTCTCCGTTGGCCAGTAGGATATGGGACACGATGAAAGGCTAAATGCAGAACCGGCGAGACTAACGGATGTTAAAGATGACTGACAGACAGTCGGACCCAAGCTTGGTGCAGCCTACGGATGATTTTGTGCATCAAGGAGCCAATGTTACCATGTACGGTCCACACCACGTGCTGTGAATCCCACGTCGGTGGAGTTCCGAGTCTCGACGAGTCACCAGGTCGTATCATTCTTTGCACCCCAATTACCCGTGGCGTCACTCGCACCTGTCGTGGTATGCTGAAAGTGGGGCTCGTGGAGCGATATCAGATGATGTACTCGAAGAAAAGGGATGCCAGTCTGACAGAATGTGCAGAAGTGGTTAGGCTGTGTCGGTGGGATGCTGTTGGAAGTGTAGTAGGAGGAGCAGTTCGCGTATGGCAAGGGCACCATATGGGACTCATTACCGTTGGTAGGAGGAAACAATTCAAATAGTAGGTTTCCAGTTCGTTTACAAGGTATATCTATCATGTCTAGATTTGAAAATTAGCCATGGGttgcaaaaagaaaaacagaCACCCTGCATCGGATCAGAGACTGCTTGATGCCCTTTGGGGAGCCGCCTTTGTTGATCTTCTGCGTTTGATTCAACTGAGCCTGGCCTACTGCGTCTGCTGGATGTGGTGAAAGATGAGCTGCTGCAAGCCCTAGTCACTAACTGAAGGCCTCAAAGCATGCAGAATACTTCAATATACAAGCGCATGTACTCACGTTCTTGATTACGCAAACATCGTGTCAAGTGGACAAGTTTGGGTAGTATTGAAGTGTTGAAACGCAAAAATACAAGGCTGTTGGGAAGCACTTTCATTTGCATTACGACCGCTGTATGGCATGTCCCGTGATGTGGTACTGGTGCTGTAAAGTAACTGAGATTCCGTGTTTACCAAGGCAGCTTATGGCAAAACTTTGTTTCTGACTCTTTTGAGACAATCATGTTACCGTCTCAATATCACGAAGTTTGCAAGGTCAGTGGGTATCCTGTTTTATATTCAGACAATAATGTTGTATCCACCGGACGTGGGTTGTTCTTCTTCAAAACGTTCAACCTACAACCAAGGTCTTGTAGAAAAGAAAATTAAGAAATAGGATTATAATGGCAAACTCCCGCCATTAGTCTTCTTTGAAAATGAAAGGAATGTCATGATCTTGTACCCAACATTCCGACATACAGCCATGGTCTCATTTCAGCGCCAGCTCTCAACTTCCGCATCGGGCTCTGCAATTATCGGCACCCGGTATCGGGCACCCCGAGGAGGCGGGCATCGCGCAAAATTAGGCAAAACGTTACTCGCCCCTCCAGAAACACCTTCTCCGCCAAACCAACATCTATCATCACGGTCGTTCTTACAAGGGTTGTCTGACGTAGCGCAGCAGTACCCGTATTTCCTGGCATCAAAGTTGTAACAAGGAACGGGTTGGACTGCTGAAGCCGGAGGTGGAGTCAAAGGCTCTGCTGGTGCTGTTGTGCTGGCTATTGTCCTGGCTCTTGTGCTGCTTGCCGCGatgggcttcgtcgaggtggcggctctgctgctgctccttcCTTTGGCGATCAATTCATCTATGAATTCTTGGGGGAGGCCGTCTCTGTCGACAAACGCGTCACCCCCGTCGGCGAGCGGTGGAAGCGGTGGTCTGGACGAGCATGTAGGCTCTGGAAGGGTGTCGgagcttgttgttgatgatgcgTGTGAAGGCTTTTCTGTGGTTTCTGGCGGAGACGATGACTCGGTAGTAGTTGGAGCAGATGTTTGCGTAGGTTGTGAGTCATCGTCGTTGTCATCTTTGTCATCTTTGTCATCGTTGTTaccgtcgtcaccgccacctggatcgtctcctcctccgcctcctcctcctccgccgccgccgccgcccccgaaGGGAGGCAAAATCGGGGGGATCGGAGGAACCCCAGGGACAGGAACCGGAACAGGGACAGGAATAGGAATAGGAATAGGAATCGGCACAATGGGCACGATGGCAttgccgtcatcgcccaCCTGAGGCGGGGCGGTAGAGTATGACATCGAGAAAGAAACGCCGGAGGAAGCGCTCACTGATACCGGTGGCTGAGTCATGAAACGAGGTGGTGGTTTCGATGAAGTCGTCTTTCCGGATGTGTGCGTGCTCGTACTGTTCCGCCACACCGTTCTGAGCGTCGAAGACGCCTTGTTCTGTCTACGCAAGATACCCTCGAGCCCAAGGTGAGGACGGTGACCGGCGGCCCGGGCCATGAGGTCCTCCGGTCCTCCCAGCAGCAAGCTGCCTGCATCTCGTTTCATGATAGTACACGATTCCTCCCAATTTGCCTCGCCGTTGCTGGGGTCTGCTGTGACTTCCAGGGCAAAGAACGCCATGTTCTGGGCGTTCTTGATTTTGTCGGCAGCTGGGAGTCCTGCACAGCTGTTCAGGCGTTAGTGGCGGGAGTTCGCGGTAGCTAAGTGCCATCTCAGGGGGCTCAACACTTACCAAGTCGAGCTATAGCATTTGCTGTCATCGCTTTTCTTTGGGTCTAGAACGTCTTGGCATCGTCTCGAATCGCTGACGATCGCGCTCAGGTGTTGTGCCTCATGCAACAGCGCAAATCCACCAGAGACACTGAGAGTCCTGTCCTCCCTCCACTCCCGCAACATCGCTTGCTGGGACGCGGCCTCCCAGAATGGAACACACAAAAGGATGAAGTTTCCCGTGACTGTATCTTCACCATTGTTGTGCGTAGTGGCAACCAGATCCCCGACACAGTTAGAATGGTCCTGGGGAGCGCACATGTACGTTAGGCCCGTCGGACTGAGGTTATTAGAGTACAGGTCGTCGATGCGATTCTGTGGACTTGGCGGCTTCAAGTACTGTTGGACAGATTCGTAGTTGAGTGTCTTTATCCTATCTCTCGtgtcggcgttggcgtttTCCTCTTCCGCGGCTTGTTAGTCCGCCGCGCCGCTACCGTGATCGACCAAGTAGGTCACTTACCGCCAAACCAAAGATCATACGCAGGAGATTTCTCGGAATGCTTTCGCCCGAGCACAGTCGACGCCATGAAAGCAAGTGCGTGGGCATCGTCTACAAACTGTCCCAGGGCGACAATCTGTTCCTCGGAACAACCCCATTTGCTGGACGCTTGTTGATCGATCACATAATACCCGTTGAGTGCGCGTTTGCCGACTGAATGTAACGTTTGCTCTATTGAGCGGATATCATGAGGTGAAAGGCGATGACTTAAGACCACCTGACCTGAGAGTAGGACGGAATACACCAAAACTAAATGAGCGAACGACAGTAACATGGTGAAAAACGAGTGTGGGTGTGCGGTAGCCACAGGAACGGCGACTGCACATGCTCAACAATATAAGTATCCCCTTAGACCGTTATGCGCCATTCTTGCACTACCCACAGCCTATGTCAGCTCGGCAAGACCGCGGTGATTGCTTGAGAAGTTCATTCCACGAAGTGGCCCAAGCCATTGGGAGATATATTGATCCCGATGATCACAATGAGCGGATAAGGCTATGTACAGGTTCTTGAAAGATTAGAATGGTGGCTATCAGGGTCAACCCAAGCCGTGGAAAAAAACCTAGTTCTGCTCTGTGCCGTGTGACATGGTTCAGGGGCCTAGCTGTTTGTTAATACGGGGTTCGGCACGCGGCCAACTCGACTCTCCAAATCCAGCTTCATGCTGCAAGAGCAAGCATTCACTGTATAATAGGACTGGCCAAGGGGACTATCAATTTTTAATCGACCTTAACTGCTTTTTCGAAAGTACAGCTTGCTTGTCGGAATACACTGATCTGCCACATTGGAACTTCAAGTTCAGCCACTACCCCGCTTGGTAACAAGCCCAGTCCGATTCGAAACGTTTACTATGAGCAGCGTCTTTGTCACCCGGTACAACGGAGCCAAGCTGCTGTCATAACGTGGCTGGGTGTTCACTAACCTCGGATGTTTTGGAGAGTATATACAGAAAGCTGCTATGATGTTCTGACTCGAAAGTGCCTCGTAGTGAAGGATAGTTTTGACACATGATCCACAGCGGGCTGGTAAGCGGCGTGATTCCAAAGTATCAAAGGGTTGCCGCGGACCGGCACTTAGACTTTTAGGCAGTTGCGTGGGATTTTATGTTGATCAAATCAAGAGGTTGTTACTCCTACTTTCGGCACGAGGATAGCGTTCGAGGTGCTTCGAAGACTGCGCAGGGCCTCAACGCTACCACCGAAACAACAACATTCTTCTAACGCCCCGCTTTACTTTCAGCATGTCAAGTATCTCAATTTAGCCGAACCTGGACATTTGTATACATCTAAGATTATTGGATGGTATCTGTTGCAGGGTATAGGCTGTATAGGGCGTTGATTGCTGCATGTAATTGACGGCCTTGTTTTCGCAACAATACCAGTTTGGTCTATTTTATCTGCTCTCGGCGCGAGAACGTGCAGTGGAAAGAACGTAAGTTGTAGCTCACCCAAGCGCAGCGTCAAGGCAGAAATAGCGTATTTTCTATGAGGTGGTCTGTAGGCCTGTCAGCGACATCGCCTAGGTACACGCTGGTCCCACGTTTGCATGTTGATTGGACATGCCCGTGCCGAGACGCCTTGGTTTGGCATTGGAACCAGTGTCAATTATTGATCCTCAAAGTTGAAGCTCTGGAAACCAACCCAAGACACAGAATTCACTGCGGTCGGAGCCTTTCGTTGTTACAGTGATGAAAGCTCAGCCTGGCTCTGGCCGGTTCGACGATAGATTTGTGAGAGCTGGAGAAACCGCATGACATCGAGAATGTGAACCAGGGCGCGATCAGCTATTGAAGGAAGCCAAGCGGCGCTGAACAGCCCGATGATCAGTGCCCGGCATCACGAAGACGCATGAAGTTTGGCCTTTATGCATATGGTcagcaagaagaaaaaaagagcTGCCATGGTGGGAGAAGAGCATCGGGTTCGACGGGTGCCGGACTCAATAAGGGGCAAAACACCTGCCCCATAGCTGTGTTGCCGCCTGTCTCCTGGAAAACGAAACCGGGACAGAGAAAGAGATCTGGACGCAACAAGCAGCCTGCCCTTGTTTAAGAGAACGGCCTTACCGAAGAATCAGAACCCACATGCAACCTGAAATAGAATTCAGTGACGCCATACATCAGTCGAAACATCGGCTGGAGGCCGCCTTATACACCCATGACCCCAACCCTTCCATACGATTGGCCCCGGCGACGCAACCTCTTGGCGATGTGCCGGGGGCCCTCAAATGAGCCAAAAGACCTTCCCTGTCCGCATTGACAATCTGAGACGACATCCGCCATGTACGTTGCCCGCCCCCTCACCAGCTGACACGGAATAATAGTCAGCGACGCAGATAATTTTCCCACTTCGGCAGCCCTGAATCAGGATATCCCTGCACCGATCTAGAACCGCCCTTTGACAAACATGACTGGGGAGAGGGAAATCAGTCATTTTCACCTCTCTGTTGAACCGGAGCGTGTGGATTTCATCCCCCCCACTGGCCCAGACTTCGGATCTGTTGATGATGTGCTTCCAGGACTGAGCGCCAGTCGTTGCCATACCGCCTGCGACATTTGGAATAGTCGCATGTCTCTACACCCTCATGTCAGTCTAACCTAATCATCAATTAGCATTTTGACTAGTACGAGATGGCAGGTTTGCCGTCTCGGTTCACCCTTGCAAATGGCAACTGTTAGTTTATCAGAGACCAGGAGCGACGAGAGGCGCAGTCTATCCAAAACTAAGGACAAGCGACCCTTGCTTCTCTCGGTATAACAGACACTATCGGGGAGTGCTTTTCGATGTGCGGGCT
This genomic interval from Colletotrichum higginsianum IMI 349063 chromosome 9, whole genome shotgun sequence contains the following:
- a CDS encoding Alpha-tubulin suppressor and related rcc1 domain-containing protein, coding for MLLSFAHLVLVYSVLLSGQVVLSHRLSPHDIRSIEQTLHSVGKRALNGYYVIDQQASSKWGCSEEQIVALGQFVDDAHALAFMASTVLGRKHSEKSPAYDLWFGEENANADTRDRIKTLNYESVQQYLKPPSPQNRIDDLYSNNLSPTGLTYMCAPQDHSNCVGDLVATTHNNGEDTVTGNFILLCVPFWEAASQQAMLREWREDRTLSVSGGFALLHEAQHLSAIVSDSRRCQDVLDPKKSDDSKCYSSTCCAGLPAADKIKNAQNMAFFALEVTADPSNGEANWEESCTIMKRDAGSLLLGGPEDLMARAAGHRPHLGLEGILRRQNKASSTLRTVWRNSTSTHTSGKTTSSKPPPRFMTQPPVSVSASSGVSFSMSYSTAPPQVGDDGNAIVPIVPIPIPIPIPVPVPVPVPGVPPIPPILPPFGGGGGGGGGGGGGGDDPGGGDDGNNDDKDDKDDNDDDSQPTQTSAPTTTESSSPPETTEKPSHASSTTSSDTLPEPTCSSRPPLPPLADGGDAFVDRDGLPQEFIDELIAKGRSSSRAATSTKPIAASSTRARTIASTTAPAEPLTPPPASAVQPVPCYNFDARKYGYCCATSDNPCKNDRDDRCWFGGEGVSGGASNVLPNFARCPPPRGARYRVPIIAEPDAEVESWR